The genomic DNA TAATAGCAAACCCTGTATATGAAGAAGTTGTGTCGCCTCCCACAATATCTACGTTCCATTTTGCACAAGCTTTATTTAGTCCTGCATAGAATTGATCAAGATCTTCTACTTTAAAACGCTTGCCAAGTCCCAATGAGACGATGAGTTGACGTGGCTGACCGTTCATTGCAAAGATATTACTCATTGTTACCATTGCCACCTTATAGGCAAGATGTTCCATGTCAATATAGGTTAAGTCGAACTGTACACCCTCCATAAACATCTGTGAAGAAACGAGTGTCTCTTTGTTTGAATAACGTAAAACAGCAGCGTCATCACCTATTCCTTTGATAGTTGACCTGTTGGAGTATTGAATATCTTTTGTGAGCCGGTTGATAAGACCGAATTCTCCAAGTTCTTTTATTTCCATTTACTTTAATAAAATCTTCGTAATATAACATCTAAGACGTTCTCTATCTATGATTTATAAGATAAAGAACGCCTTAGTATAGTAATGTAAGTAATGTGAGTTATGAACGTTTAATCATTTCACGCATAATCTCTGTCATACGTGGCTGTGCGGTATTTGCAGCCTCTTGAACCTCTTCATGGCTAACCTTTACAGGAACATCAAAACCACCAAGGTCCGTAATAACACTAATACCAAATACCTTAATGCCGCTATGGCGTGCAACGATAACCTCTGGAACTGTACTCATACCAACAGCATCGCCTCCCATCTTGTGGTACATACGATATTCTGTGGGGGTCTCAAAGGTTGGTCCTTGTACACCTATGTAAACTCCGTGTTGAACTTTGATATTCTTCTCTTTCGCTATAAAGTCAGCTAACTCTATTAATTTGTGGTCGTATGCTTCATGCATATCTGGGAAGCGAGGACCTGTAGGGAAGTTGCGGCCACGCAGCGGATGTTCTGGGAACATATTGATATGGTCGGTAATAATCATAAGATCACCAATATTGAATGATGGATTCATACCGCCAGAAGCATTTGAAACAAATAGAGTTTCAATTCCTAATTCGTGCATGACACGGATTGGGAAGGTTACATCCTTCATGTCATACCCCTCATAAAAGTGGAAACGACCTTTCATTGCTAAGATATCTTTTCCTCCAAGTTTTCCGAAGATAAGATTTCCTGCGTGTCCTTCTACTGTAGATATTGGGAAGTTAGGTATATCTTGATAAGAAAAGGTATAACTATCAGTTATCTCTGAAGCTAATTGTCCGAGGCCTGTGCCCAGAATGATGGCTGTTTTTGGACTTGTGGTCATCCTCTCTTTTAGCCAAGATGCTGTTTCTTGAATTTTTTCGTACATAAGATATTATTTTTTGGTTAAATGCTTCTTCCTTATCAAGCATGAAGCTTACTTTGATGGGAAGTGCATAAATGTTTTCTTTTACTTCATCTGATAATCTTTCAACATCAATAAGGCGTGCCTTATCTTTCTCTGTTGTTACAATCAATTTTGGTTCAGGCATTTTGGCAAAGGTCTCGTTTATACGATGAATATCCTTTGTCGTAAAGGCATGATGGTCGGGGAATGAGAGTGTTGTTAGTGCATTGTTACCCGTGAAAGAATTTAAATCCGCCTCCAATTGCTTTGGTGACATAATGCCTGAAAGCAATAAGATGTTTTTTCCTCTTATCTCGGAGAGTGGTATATTTCTTCCTTTGTTAAAGATAGGCTCTAAGTCGCAATAGTCTAAAGTTGTAAAGTAAAGTTGTTGGAAAGGGTAGAGTTCCATGGCTTTACTTAGTACACGATAGTCTATTGGGTTAAGACTCTTAGGACATTTTGTGATAATAACAATATCTGCACGATTTTTTCCTGAGAGTGGTTCACGCAGTCTACCTGCAGGAAGGAGTTTATCGTAGATGATGAGTCGGTGATAATCAACTAAAAGAATGTTGATACCTGGATGTACATATCGATGTTGAAATGCATCATCTAAGAGGATTACATCTGTATCTTTCGTTTCTTCATCAGATGTCAGTCGGTCTATTCCTTCACAACGATTTTTATCTACAGCAACGCAAATGTTTGGAAACTTTGTCTTCATTTGATATGGCTCATCTCCAATTTCACGCATAGATGTGTTTTCATTCGCCAAAACATATCCTCTACTCTTACGCTTATAACCACGTGAGAGGACAGCCACTTTCATCTTATCCTTCAGCAGTCGGATAAGATATTCTACATGGGGAGTCTTCCCTGAACCACCTACAGTAATGTTACCAACAGAAATAACAGGAATGTCAAACTGTCTGGATTTTAGAATATTCAACTCAAATAGCTCATTACGCAATCTAACTCCCAACCCATAGAGCCAACTGAATGGCAATAGCCATTTGTTTATTTTAATGTGGTCTCCTTCCATAAGCAATTAATGGATGTTAGGATAAAATGGCAAACGTGCCTGAATAGCACTCTGCTGATTGATAGTCTTCAAGAGTGTGAAAGGCTCGTAATAGTCACCTAAGTTTACACGTAGTTGCTGGTTTAGATAGTTATTAGGCTTTGTCTGTTCCAACACTTGCTCCATGAAGTTAGGCTCTTTGGGATAAACACATGTTCTGTGATTAGGCAGTTTGGCAAGCTGTGCAGCTTTTGCAATAGCAACATTCAATCCACCAAGTTGGTCAACGAGTCCTATCTCTTGTGCATCTTGTCCTGTAAAGACATGTCCTTGTGCAATCTTCTCAACCTGTTCTTCAGACATCTTGCGTCCTTCAGACACACGATGACGGAAGAGTTTATAGCCACGGTTTACATACTGGCTAAGATATGACATTTCCTCTTCAGTGAATGGACGAACGCGCGTACCAAAGTCTGCATACTTGTTGGTCTTCACTTCATCAAACTTCAGACCCAATTTCTCTCTTAACAGAACACTAACATCAGGAAACATACCAAAAATACCAATAGAACCAGTAATTGTTGTAGGTTCTGCAACTATCCAATTTGCAGGGGCTGAGATATAATAACCACCTGAAGCAGCCATTCCACCCATACTAACAACAACTGGTTTCAACTTCTTTAGTTCCATAATTTGATGCCAAATCTGTTCTGAAGCATAGGCTGAACCACCTCCAGAGTTAATACGTACGACAACTGCTTTGACATCTTCGTTTTTAGCTAAATCTTCCAAGTCCTTACAAACCACTTGTGCATCAATCTGATGATCTTGTGAGAAAAGACCTCCAACAACGCCGTCAACGATATCGCCATAAGCATAATATACTGCAACTTGGTTCTCCTTATCGCCTTGGCTTTTGTCTTCTGTATTCACCATGTCAGCAATTGCAACTTGATTAATGTCTTTGCTGGCATCAATTCCTAACTGTTTTTTGACAATACCTTTTATTTGGTCAGTATAAATTAAACCATCAACGAGCTTCCGTTTTACGTATTCTTGTGGGTCAGCAAAGGTTATCATACTGTCAGCGTATGCGTTCAATTGTTCTACTGATAACCCTCTACTTGCACCAACTTCCTTTGTAATATTCCCCCAAATACTATTTAGATAGGCTGAAGTCTGCTCACGATTAGCATCGCTCATCTTGTCGCCAGTGAACATCTCGGTAGCACTTTTATAAGTCCCCACCTTTACAACCTGCATCTTTACACCGAACTTTGCCAAGAGATCCTTGATGAACACAGGTTCAGATACCAATCCATGCCAATCAATCTGTCCTTGTGGATTCAAGTAGACCTTGTCTGCAACAGAAGACAGATAGTATGTTCCCTGAGTATAGGTGTCTGCGTAAGCAATAATCCACTTTCTACTTTTCTTAAAATCAAGTAGTGCATTACGTAAAGCTTGCATTGAAGCGTATGAATCAGATGCGAATGCACCTGCTTCTATATATACACCTTTTATTTTATCATTATCTTTAGCTTTTCTGATACCTTCAAGCATGTCATCAAGTCCCAAACTATTTATTTGCGAACCTTGAAGCTGACTAAGGAAATTATTCTCACTTCGTTCTGCCATTTGTCCAGAAAGATTCAGTACCAGTACTGAGTTTTCTTCAGGTTCTTTGGTTGTATTTTGTGATGCTATCATGCCCACAATAGAGAAAAGTGCAAAGAGTCCTGTGACAATGCTAAATAACACCATTCCTAAGAAAGAAGCAAAAACGAATTTGAAAAATTGTTTCATAAAAAGGTATCTAATTACAGTTTATCTTGCAAAGATATATATAATAGATGTAAAATCCAAATTATTCATGAATTCTTAATAACTTTGCAGCCTATATGAAGCATATTATTTTAGCAATTGATAGTTTTAAAGGCTGTTTATCTTCTATTGAAGCTGAGGAAGCAGCCGAGCAAGGTCTCCGTGAACGCTGGCAAGATGTAGAGATTGTAAAAGTTCCCGTTACGGATGGGGGTGATGGGATGTTGAATGTATTTTTACAGTTATTAGACTGTAAAAAGGTCACTGTTGATAGCCATGATGCCCTCATGCGTCCTATTAAAGCAGATTATGCCATATGTGCAGATAATACTGTAATCATTGAAACGGCTTTGTCTTGTGGCATTAATCTACTTAAACAGCAGGAATTGAATCCCTTACGTGCAAATACTCATGGGGTAGGTGAACTTCTTGCAGACGCACTTCAAAGAGGTTATAGAAAGTTTATTATCGGACTCGGTGGGTCAGCAACAAGCGATTGTGGACTTGGAATGTTGGTTGCTCTCAAAGACATATTGGGTAAGAACTGGCGTGATAAATTCTTACAAGATTTAGATATAACTTTAGCTTCAGATGTGACCAATCCTCTCTATGGCGAATGTGGAGCAGCTATGGTGTTTGGTCCACAAAAAGGAGCGACATCTGAAATGATTGCTTGCTTAGACCGTCGTGCTCGTACTTTTGCATGTATGGCTGCAAGAAAGTTGGGTTTTGATCGTTCCAAAGACAATGGGGCAGGAGCTGCAGGTGGATTGGGTTATGCCTTTATGCAGTTTATGAATGCCAAGGTTGTCTCGGGTGCAGATGTTCTTTTAGAAACTGTCAATTTCAACTCACTTATTGAAGATGCAGATTTGATTAT from Prevotella melaninogenica includes the following:
- a CDS encoding purine-nucleoside phosphorylase translates to MTTSPKTAIILGTGLGQLASEITDSYTFSYQDIPNFPISTVEGHAGNLIFGKLGGKDILAMKGRFHFYEGYDMKDVTFPIRVMHELGIETLFVSNASGGMNPSFNIGDLMIITDHINMFPEHPLRGRNFPTGPRFPDMHEAYDHKLIELADFIAKEKNIKVQHGVYIGVQGPTFETPTEYRMYHKMGGDAVGMSTVPEVIVARHSGIKVFGISVITDLGGFDVPVKVSHEEVQEAANTAQPRMTEIMREMIKRS
- the lpxK gene encoding tetraacyldisaccharide 4'-kinase, with the protein product MEGDHIKINKWLLPFSWLYGLGVRLRNELFELNILKSRQFDIPVISVGNITVGGSGKTPHVEYLIRLLKDKMKVAVLSRGYKRKSRGYVLANENTSMREIGDEPYQMKTKFPNICVAVDKNRCEGIDRLTSDEETKDTDVILLDDAFQHRYVHPGINILLVDYHRLIIYDKLLPAGRLREPLSGKNRADIVIITKCPKSLNPIDYRVLSKAMELYPFQQLYFTTLDYCDLEPIFNKGRNIPLSEIRGKNILLLSGIMSPKQLEADLNSFTGNNALTTLSFPDHHAFTTKDIHRINETFAKMPEPKLIVTTEKDKARLIDVERLSDEVKENIYALPIKVSFMLDKEEAFNQKIISYVRKNSRNSILAKREDDHKSKNSHHSGHRPRTISFRDN
- the sppA gene encoding signal peptide peptidase SppA, which produces MKQFFKFVFASFLGMVLFSIVTGLFALFSIVGMIASQNTTKEPEENSVLVLNLSGQMAERSENNFLSQLQGSQINSLGLDDMLEGIRKAKDNDKIKGVYIEAGAFASDSYASMQALRNALLDFKKSRKWIIAYADTYTQGTYYLSSVADKVYLNPQGQIDWHGLVSEPVFIKDLLAKFGVKMQVVKVGTYKSATEMFTGDKMSDANREQTSAYLNSIWGNITKEVGASRGLSVEQLNAYADSMITFADPQEYVKRKLVDGLIYTDQIKGIVKKQLGIDASKDINQVAIADMVNTEDKSQGDKENQVAVYYAYGDIVDGVVGGLFSQDHQIDAQVVCKDLEDLAKNEDVKAVVVRINSGGGSAYASEQIWHQIMELKKLKPVVVSMGGMAASGGYYISAPANWIVAEPTTITGSIGIFGMFPDVSVLLREKLGLKFDEVKTNKYADFGTRVRPFTEEEMSYLSQYVNRGYKLFRHRVSEGRKMSEEQVEKIAQGHVFTGQDAQEIGLVDQLGGLNVAIAKAAQLAKLPNHRTCVYPKEPNFMEQVLEQTKPNNYLNQQLRVNLGDYYEPFTLLKTINQQSAIQARLPFYPNIH
- a CDS encoding glycerate kinase family protein, which encodes MKHIILAIDSFKGCLSSIEAEEAAEQGLRERWQDVEIVKVPVTDGGDGMLNVFLQLLDCKKVTVDSHDALMRPIKADYAICADNTVIIETALSCGINLLKQQELNPLRANTHGVGELLADALQRGYRKFIIGLGGSATSDCGLGMLVALKDILGKNWRDKFLQDLDITLASDVTNPLYGECGAAMVFGPQKGATSEMIACLDRRARTFACMAARKLGFDRSKDNGAGAAGGLGYAFMQFMNAKVVSGADVLLETVNFNSLIEDADLIITGEGSADRQTLMGKIPAKVLECGLHKNIPVVLIAGKVADTTDLLKAGFSQIQCITPQGMLLIDAMKPAVAKENIRKVVSNLKGF